One Yoonia sp. BS5-3 genomic window carries:
- a CDS encoding xanthine dehydrogenase family protein subunit M → MIPAAFEYYRPKDMAGVLSLLEEHGDDARVMAGGHSLIPMMKLRMADVPHLIDLQDVGGLSDIALDGDMIRIGAMVTQAQIIDHAGLTESAPILREAALQIADPQVRYMGTVGGNVANGDPGNDMPGLMQCLDATFHLIGPDGTRDVAARDFYEAAYMTEREDEEVLTGVTIPAPTGGYAYEKQKRKIGDYATAAAAVQITKDGGACASASIAMTNLSDTPIHSQAAAAALVGTPVDEPALSAAVAAMLADIDPVEDNRGPAAFKSHVAGVILRRAITRAWSRA, encoded by the coding sequence ATGATTCCAGCGGCCTTTGAATATTACAGACCCAAGGACATGGCCGGTGTCCTATCCTTGCTTGAAGAACACGGCGATGATGCCCGTGTTATGGCGGGCGGCCACAGCCTGATCCCGATGATGAAGCTGCGCATGGCCGACGTGCCGCATCTGATCGACCTGCAAGATGTGGGCGGTCTGTCTGATATCGCCTTGGATGGGGACATGATCCGTATCGGTGCGATGGTCACGCAGGCCCAGATTATTGACCATGCGGGCTTGACCGAAAGCGCCCCGATCTTGCGCGAAGCCGCCCTGCAAATCGCCGATCCGCAGGTCCGTTATATGGGGACCGTCGGCGGCAATGTGGCCAATGGCGATCCGGGCAACGACATGCCCGGCTTGATGCAATGTCTTGATGCGACCTTCCATTTGATCGGTCCTGACGGGACCCGTGATGTCGCGGCCCGCGACTTTTACGAGGCCGCCTATATGACCGAGCGCGAAGACGAAGAAGTGCTGACAGGGGTGACCATCCCTGCTCCCACCGGCGGCTATGCCTATGAAAAGCAAAAGCGCAAAATCGGTGACTATGCCACCGCTGCAGCCGCTGTTCAGATCACCAAGGATGGGGGCGCCTGTGCCAGTGCCTCAATCGCGATGACCAATCTAAGCGATACACCAATCCATTCCCAAGCGGCCGCCGCCGCCCTTGTCGGCACACCCGTGGATGAGCCCGCGCTCAGCGCCGCTGTTGCCGCGATGCTGGCCGATATTGATCCGGTTGAGGATAATCGCGGCCCCGCCGCATTCAAAAGCCATGTCGCTGGCGTGATCCTGCGCCGCGCGATCACACGCGCCTGGTCGCGGGCCTGA
- a CDS encoding (2Fe-2S)-binding protein: MSNKMHIKLNVNGKDEEFLAEPRELLIYTLRERLNITGPHIGCETSHCGACTVTIDGKSVKSCTMFAAQADGKEITTIEGIGGPDDLHPLQAAFKEHHGLQCGYCTPGMITRATKLLEENPNPTEEEIRFGMAGNICRCTGYQNIIKSIQAAAAEMSAAKEAAE; the protein is encoded by the coding sequence ATGTCGAATAAGATGCATATTAAGTTGAATGTGAACGGCAAGGACGAGGAATTCCTCGCCGAACCGCGCGAATTGCTGATCTACACCCTGCGTGAGCGGCTGAATATCACTGGCCCGCATATTGGCTGCGAAACCTCGCATTGCGGGGCCTGCACGGTGACGATTGATGGCAAATCGGTCAAATCCTGCACCATGTTTGCCGCCCAAGCGGATGGGAAAGAGATCACCACAATCGAAGGGATCGGCGGCCCCGACGACCTGCACCCGCTGCAGGCTGCGTTCAAGGAACATCACGGCCTGCAATGCGGCTATTGCACGCCGGGCATGATCACCCGGGCCACCAAGTTGCTTGAAGAGAACCCCAACCCGACCGAGGAAGAAATCCGCTTTGGCATGGCTGGCAATATCTGCCGCTGTACCGGGTATCAGAACATCATCAAATCCATTCAGGCCGCCGCCGCCGAAATGTCAGCCGCGAAGGAGGCCGCAGAATGA